The following proteins are encoded in a genomic region of Magnolia sinica isolate HGM2019 chromosome 1, MsV1, whole genome shotgun sequence:
- the LOC131219996 gene encoding transcription termination factor MTEF18, mitochondrial-like encodes MAMTNFQISKTSSILKWVLSISTEKHLKPSKSPFSERCRAFYPVKIPFCYITISLFSSQHALSEVGPTPGSQTVSRNSNTHRTEAQAALLDYFHCTKGLNFFDAEHMSMNSPIFLRKLIKNIENEKETRQALARFLQFHPINEFEAFFESLGLEPFEVSALLPCDSIYLSNPLLTNVHVLCNYGIPRSKVGRIYKEAAEVFRYEGGVLGSKIQAYEKLGLSKASTIKLIVSSPSLLIGDVNTEFVKILLELKSLGIDYDRILGHFSEKNSYDWNKMLGTLHFLSQMGYSKEELGGILIRNSGFLLDGSGSTTYSLIGLLLKLSVTMKEIMGLFLQFPCVQVSSFVENLRQGLKFMIEIEMEAEEIGNIVRSHPQVLGSCSLKKPNSLFAKLNVGKKRLCGIIKEDPNQLKNWVLGSKISRLPKSNKDQISLMQKTAFFMSLGFAENSDEMKRALKVCRGKSVELQERFDCLVNAGLKWNDASNMIKVTPQILNQSRDLIEKKISFLVNCVSYPLESLVAFPLYVSYTIERVKLRYLMYNWLKDEGMVSPALALSTVLACSDKTFILRFVNRHPKGPEVWEKFRKELSSG; translated from the coding sequence ATGGCCATGACCAATTTCCAGATATCCAAAACATCATCCATTCTCAAATGGGTTTTGTCAATTTCTACAGAAAAACATCTAAAACCATCAAAATCCCCTTTTTCTGAACGCTGTAGAGCTTTCTACCCTGTAAAAATCCCATTTTGTTACATCACTATATCTCTTTTCAGTTCACAACATGCACTTTCGGAGGTGGGCCCAACACCCGGTTCCCAAACCGTAAGCCGAAACTCCAATACTCACCGAACCGAAGCGCAAGCTGCTCTATTGGACTACTTCCACTGCACCAAAGGTTTGAATTTCTTCGACGCTGAGCACATGAGCATGAATTCGCCAATTTTCCTCAGAAAGCTTATCAAAAATATCGAAAACGAGAAAGAAACCAGGCAGGCATTAGCCAGGTTCCTTCAATTCCACCCCATCAACGAATTCGAGGCTTTCTTTGAGAGCTTGGGTTTGGAACCGTTCGAGGTATCTGCGCTTCTGCCATGTGATTCAATATATCTCAGCAATCCCTTGCTTACGAATGTTCATGTCCTGTGTAACTACGGAATTCCACGTAGCAAGGTTGGTAGGATTTATAAGGAAGCAGCAGAGGTTTTCAGGTATGAGGGTGGAGTGTTGGGCTCAAAAATCCAGGCTTATGAAAAACTGGGTCTGAGCAAAGCTAGTACTATCAAGCTCATCGTTTCGAGCCCTTCTCTTTTGATTGGTGATGTTAATACAGAGTTTGTTAAGATATTACTGGAACTGAAGAGTTTGGGAATTGATTATGATCGGATTTTGGGGCATTTTTCCGAAAAGAATTCATATGACTGGAACAAAATGCTTGGAACATTGCATTTTTTAAGTCAAATGGGGTATAGTAAGGAAGAACTCGGAGGGATTTTAATAAGGAATTCTGGGTTTTTGTTAGATGGTTCAGGGAGTACAACATATTCTCTGATTGGGCTGCTCTTGAAACTGAGTGTTACGATGAAAGAGATCATGGGCTTGTTTTTGCAATTCCCTTGTGTTCAAGTCAGTAGTTTCGTCGAGAATTTGCGGCAAGGTTTGAAGTTTATGATTGAGATTGAAATGGAGGCTGAAGAGATTGGAAACATTGTCCGTTCTCACCCACAAGTATTGGGTTCGTGTTCTTTGAAGAAGCCTAACAGCTTGTTTGCAAAATTGAATGTTGGGAAGAAACGTTTGTGCGGAATAATAAAGGAGGATCCCAACCAGTTGAAGAATTGGGTTTTGGGATCAAAGATTAGCCGTTTGCCTAAATCCAACAAGGATCAAATATCATTGATGCAGAAGACAGCATTCTTTATGAGTTTGGGTTTTGCCGAGAACTCAGACGAGATGAAAAGGGCGCTAAAGGTCTGTCGAGGGAAAAGTGTCGAACTACAAGAGAGATTTGATTGTcttgtgaatgctggattgaaaTGGAATGATGCTTCTAACATGATCAAGGTCACCCCACAGATTCTGAACCAGTCAAGAGATTTGATCGAGAAGAAGATCAGTTTTCTTGTAAACTGTGTCAGTTACCCGTTAGAGTCATTAGTAGCATTTCCTTTATATGTGTCATATACAATTGAGAGGGTCAAACTGAGGTATTTAATGTATAACTGGCTCAAGGACGAAGGAATGGTGAGTCCTGCATTGGCTTTAAGTACAGTCCTTGCATGTTCAGATAAGACATTTATATTACGTTTTGTGAATCGTCACCCAAAGGGTCCTGAGGTTTGGGAAAAATTCAGGAAAGAATTGTCTTCAGGCTAA
- the LOC131220031 gene encoding glucan endo-1,3-beta-glucosidase 8-like, which produces MAVVRDFTHLHLLFLLFTCMALHGNCIGVNWGKMASHRLPDEMIVDMLIDNGFKKVKLFDADENTMRALMGRNIEVMVAIPNFMLQDMSDDPGMAADWVEENVTRYSHPGGVNIKYVAVGNEPFLKTYNDTFLNVTMPALQNIQQALDKAKLGTRIKATVPFNSDIYNSPVLNPVPSAGDFRPEIRDLTIQIIQFLSENDAPFTVNIYPFLSLYGNDYFPMDFAFFDGNDKPVKDGDIIYNNVFDANLDTLIWALKKAGYPDVPIIIGEVGWPTDGDKNANTKNAKRFNQGLIRHVLSDEGTPMRRGKINVYLFGLIDENAKSIAPGNFERHWGIFEFDGKPKYELDPSGHNENKALVGAEAVEYQSRRWCVLDPAQIDLTISTSLLKEHIAFACEHSDCTALGYGSSCNHLGLHGNASYAFNMYYQMRNQQDIDCVFSELAIVTDQDPTDGTCWFPIMVTYNSSMAMQRLIHELSAVLGALTVFLLLMNGEEFGFGN; this is translated from the exons ATGGCAGTAGTGAGAGATTTCACACACCTCCACCTCCTCTTCCTTCTCTTCACCTGCATGGCTTTGCATGGCAATTGCATTGGAGTGAACTGGGGGAAGATGGCATCCCATCGCCTTCCTGATGAGATGATCGTTGACATGCTGATAGACAATGGCTTCAAGAAGGTGAAGCTGTTCGATGCTGATGAGAACACCATGAGAGCTTTGATGGGGCGCAACATTGAGGTTATGGTAGCCATACCAAACTTCATGTTGCAGGATATGAGCGATGATCCCGGCATGGCTGCTGATTGGGTTGAAGAGAATGTGACCAGATATAGTCATCCTGGAGGCGTAAACATCAA ATATGTTGCTGTTGGCAATGAGCCTTTCCTAAAGACCTACAACGACACTTTCTTGAACGTCACGATGCCGGCCTTGCAAAACATTCAGCAAGCACTTGACAAGGCTAAGTTAGGGACCCGGATAAAAGCCACCGTCCCCTTCAATTCCGATATCTACAATTCTCCAGTGTTGAACCCAGTCCCATCAGCTGGCGACTTCCGGCCAGAGATCCGCGACCTCACGATTCAAATAATTCAATTCCTCTCAGAAAATGATGCGCCATTCACCGTCAACATCTACCCCTTCCTCAGCCTCTATGGTAATGATTACTTCCCCATGGACTTCGCCTTCTTTGACGGCAATGACAAGCCTGTCAAGGATGGAGACATCATCTACAACAACGTGTTCGATGCAAACCTTGATACCCTCATCTGGGCCTTGAAAAAAGCGGGCTATCCAGACGTGCCCATCATCATAGGAGAAGTTGGGTGGCCCACAGATGGCGACAAGAACGCAAACACCAAGAATGCCAAGAGATTCAAccagggattgattcgccatgtcTTAAGTGATGAAGGGACCCCGATGAGGAGAGGGAAGATCAATGTCTATCTGTTTGGTCTGATAGATGAGAATGCAAAGAGCATTGCACCGGGCAACTTCGAGAGGCACTGGGGGATATTTGAATTCGACGGGAAGCCCAAGTATGAATTAGATCCATCTGGCCACAATGAAAACAAAGCTTTAGTTGGGGCAGAAGCTGTGGAGTACCAATCTAGAAGGTGGTGTGTTCTGGACCCAGCTCAGATTGATCTTACAATCTCTACAAGCTTATTAAAAGAGCACATCGCATTTGCTTGCGAACACTCTGATTGCACCGCACTGGGTTACGGGTCTTCTTGTAACCACCTGGGGCTCCACGGCAATGCTTCCTATGCTTTCAATATGTACTATCAGATGAGGAACCAGCAGGATATCGATTGTGTATTTTCTGAACTGGCAATAGTGACTGATCAGGATCCGACAGATGGGACTTGTTGGTTTCCAATAATGGttacatataattcatcaatgGCTATGCAAAGGTTGATCCATGAGTTATCGGCAGTGTTAGGGGCACTGACTGTGTTCTTGCTGCTGATGAATGGGGAGGAATTTGGATTTGGTAACTGA